The following coding sequences are from one Streptococcus mitis window:
- the thrC gene encoding threonine synthase: MTLVYQSTRDANNTVTASQAILQGLATDGGLFTPVTCPKVDLDFDKLKDASYQEVAKLVLSTFLDDFTAEELDYCINNAYDSKFDTPAIAPLVKLDGQYNLELFHGSTIAFKDMALSILPYFMTTAAKKHDLENKIVILTATSGDTGKAAMAGFADVPGTEIIVFYPKDGVSKVQELQMTTQTGDNTHVIAIDGNFDDAQTNVKHMFNDVALRERLAANKLQFSSANSMNIGRLVPQIVYYVYAYAQLVKAGEIVAGEQINFTVPTGNFGNILAGFYAKQIGLPVGKLICASNDNNVLTDFFKTRVYDKKRDFKVTTSPSMDILVSSNLERLIFHLLGNDAVKTAELMNALNTQGQYELTNFDAEILDLFAAEYATEEETEAEIKRVYEADSYIEDPHTAVASAVYKKYQAATGDVTKTVIASTASPYKFPVVAVKAVTGKSGLGDFEALAQLHDISGVAVPPAVDGLETAQVRHKTTVAAADMQAAVEAYLGL, encoded by the coding sequence ATGACATTAGTTTATCAATCAACGCGTGATGCCAACAATACAGTAACTGCTAGCCAAGCAATTTTGCAAGGTTTGGCAACGGATGGTGGTTTGTTTACACCGGTTACTTGTCCAAAGGTAGATTTGGACTTTGACAAATTGAAAGATGCTTCTTACCAAGAAGTGGCTAAATTAGTTTTGTCAACATTTTTAGATGACTTTACAGCTGAAGAGTTGGACTACTGTATCAACAATGCCTATGATAGCAAGTTTGATACTCCAGCTATCGCACCATTAGTGAAATTAGACGGGCAATATAACTTGGAACTTTTCCATGGTTCAACAATTGCTTTTAAGGATATGGCCTTGTCTATTTTGCCATACTTTATGACAACAGCTGCTAAGAAACATGATTTGGAGAATAAGATTGTCATCTTGACAGCGACATCTGGTGATACTGGGAAAGCTGCTATGGCAGGATTTGCAGATGTTCCTGGTACTGAGATTATCGTCTTTTATCCAAAAGATGGTGTCAGCAAGGTACAAGAGTTGCAAATGACCACTCAGACTGGCGACAATACTCATGTTATCGCTATTGATGGTAACTTTGATGATGCCCAAACAAATGTGAAGCATATGTTTAACGATGTGGCTCTTCGTGAAAGATTAGCGGCCAACAAGTTGCAATTTTCATCTGCAAACTCTATGAATATTGGTCGTTTGGTACCACAGATTGTTTATTATGTTTATGCCTACGCTCAGTTGGTCAAGGCTGGTGAGATTGTGGCTGGTGAACAGATCAACTTCACAGTACCAACAGGAAACTTTGGAAATATCTTGGCTGGCTTTTATGCTAAGCAAATTGGTCTGCCAGTTGGTAAATTGATCTGTGCTTCAAATGATAACAATGTTTTGACAGACTTCTTCAAGACACGTGTTTACGATAAGAAACGTGATTTTAAGGTAACAACTAGCCCATCTATGGATATCTTGGTATCTTCAAACTTGGAGCGTCTCATTTTCCACCTTTTGGGTAATGATGCGGTTAAAACAGCTGAACTTATGAATGCCTTGAATACGCAAGGTCAATATGAGTTGACTAATTTTGATGCAGAGATTTTGGACCTCTTTGCAGCTGAATATGCGACTGAGGAAGAAACGGAAGCAGAAATCAAGCGTGTTTATGAGGCAGATTCTTATATCGAGGATCCACATACGGCGGTTGCCTCGGCAGTTTATAAGAAATACCAAGCGGCTACTGGCGATGTGACTAAGACAGTGATTGCTTCAACAGCGAGTCCATACAAGTTCCCAGTGGTTGCAGTAAAAGCTGTAACTGGAAAATCAGGGCTTGGCGACTTTGAAGCTTTGGCTCAATTACATGATATTTCAGGAGTGGCTGTGCCACCAGCAGTTGATGGCCTTGAAACAGCGCAAGTTCGTCACAAGACAACTGTGGCGGCTGCAGATATGCAAGCAGCGGTTGAGGCTTATCTAGGACTTTAA
- a CDS encoding gamma-glutamylcysteine synthetase, whose protein sequence is MSRSIDLLKHRYLKNIKENPGLFVGIELEYPVVNLEGDATDVEVIKHLFRYLVYALDFTVEKVDDFGTPIQLVDPLSQDAILFEVSYTTIEFAFGKAETIQEVEERFSIYMEAIQKKLAESNHAIVGCGIHPNWDKNDNCPVAYPRYQMLMDYLNLSRNVTKSDLHQFPEYGAFICGSQVQLDVSKSNYLRVINAFTQIEGAKAYLFANSEFTGADWDTKISRDIFWEESMHGIYPENVGVNARLFKDEDDFFDYLDHSAIFTAERDGQTYYFYPIQARDYLATPEIQAFSLNWEEVLISPQEKDFETHRSYQYQDLTTRGTVEFRSVCTQPLDRTFASAAFHLGLLVNLDKLEAYLSTAPFFTAFGRNYKFLRRQFSKKKLTDQEETAIIEFSKDLVLLAEEGLEMRNKQEMTYLQPLKEELSL, encoded by the coding sequence ATGTCTCGTTCTATCGATTTATTAAAACATCGGTATTTGAAAAATATTAAAGAAAATCCTGGATTGTTTGTCGGGATTGAGCTGGAATATCCTGTTGTAAACTTGGAAGGGGATGCTACAGATGTTGAAGTTATCAAACACTTATTCCGATATTTAGTTTATGCTTTGGACTTTACTGTCGAAAAGGTTGATGATTTTGGGACTCCTATTCAGTTAGTGGACCCATTAAGTCAGGATGCTATTTTATTTGAAGTTTCCTATACTACGATTGAGTTTGCATTTGGTAAGGCTGAAACGATACAAGAGGTTGAAGAACGTTTTAGTATTTATATGGAAGCAATCCAGAAGAAGTTAGCTGAATCAAATCATGCTATTGTTGGCTGTGGTATTCATCCCAACTGGGATAAAAATGATAATTGTCCAGTGGCTTACCCACGCTATCAGATGTTGATGGACTATTTGAATTTGAGTAGAAATGTGACTAAATCAGACTTACATCAATTCCCTGAATACGGAGCGTTTATTTGTGGGAGTCAGGTTCAGTTGGATGTTTCAAAGTCTAACTACTTACGAGTGATTAATGCTTTTACCCAAATTGAAGGGGCTAAGGCTTATTTATTTGCAAACTCTGAGTTTACAGGTGCGGATTGGGATACAAAAATCTCAAGAGATATTTTCTGGGAAGAATCGATGCATGGTATCTATCCAGAGAATGTTGGTGTCAATGCTAGGCTCTTTAAAGATGAGGATGATTTTTTTGATTATCTAGATCATTCTGCAATTTTTACTGCGGAACGTGATGGACAAACCTATTATTTTTATCCGATTCAGGCTAGGGACTATTTAGCTACACCTGAAATACAAGCATTTTCTCTTAATTGGGAAGAGGTTCTTATTTCCCCTCAGGAGAAAGATTTTGAAACTCATCGTAGCTATCAGTACCAAGACTTAACGACTCGCGGAACAGTTGAGTTTCGTAGTGTGTGTACTCAACCTCTAGATAGAACCTTCGCTTCAGCAGCTTTTCACTTGGGATTGTTGGTTAATTTAGATAAGTTAGAAGCTTACTTAAGTACAGCACCTTTTTTTACAGCATTTGGCCGAAATTATAAGTTTTTAAGGCGACAATTTTCTAAGAAAAAGCTTACAGATCAGGAAGAAACTGCAATTATAGAGTTTTCAAAAGACTTAGTCCTTTTAGCTGAGGAAGGACTGGAGATGCGAAATAAGCAAGAAATGACCTATTTACAGCCTTTGAAAGAAGAATTGAGCCTATAA
- a CDS encoding cytidine deaminase family protein: MDIWEKMYEEAQKLYNPHEVSDFVYANHVVAAVEAEDGQIFTGFCMEGTCGVFHLCAERAALFNMYQFSGQTKVKKVLAFRDKTPYGGSSGMPCGACREFLLELNAENKDAEFMMDYNRRKTVKVAELIPYWWGEERASKFNEQ; encoded by the coding sequence ATGGACATCTGGGAAAAGATGTACGAAGAAGCACAGAAATTGTATAATCCACATGAAGTATCTGATTTTGTTTATGCTAATCATGTTGTTGCCGCAGTAGAAGCAGAAGATGGACAAATATTTACAGGATTCTGTATGGAGGGAACCTGTGGTGTTTTCCATCTCTGCGCAGAACGGGCGGCACTCTTTAATATGTACCAATTTTCAGGACAAACTAAGGTTAAGAAAGTATTAGCCTTTCGAGATAAAACACCTTATGGTGGAAGTTCAGGAATGCCCTGTGGAGCTTGCAGAGAGTTCCTCTTAGAGTTGAACGCTGAAAATAAGGATGCAGAATTCATGATGGACTACAATAGAAGAAAGACTGTGAAAGTCGCAGAACTAATCCCCTATTGGTGGGGAGAAGAACGTGCTTCTAAGTTTAATGAACAATAG
- the gltX gene encoding glutamate--tRNA ligase, with protein sequence MSKDIRVRYAPSPTGLLHIGNARTALFNYLYARHHGGTFIIRIEDTDRKRHVEDGERSQLENLRWLGMDWDESPETHENYRQSERLDLYQKYIDQLLAEGKAYKSYVTEEELAAERERQEAAGETPRYINEYLGMSEEEKAAYIAEREAAGIIPTVRLAVNESGIYKWHDMVKGDIEFEGGNIGGDWVIQKKDGYPTYNFAVVIDDHDMQISHVIRGDDHIANTPKQLMVYEALGWEAPEFGHMTLIINSETGKKLSKRDTNTLQFIEDYRKKGYLPEAVFNFIALLGWNPGGEDEIFSREELIKLFDENRLSKSPAAFDQKKLDWMSNDYIKRAELATIFEMAKPYLEEAGRLTDKAEKLVELYKPQMKSVDEIVPLTDLFFSDFPELTEAEREVMAGETVPTVLEAFKAKLEAMTDDEFVTENIFPQIKAVQKETGIKGKNLFMPIRIAVSGEMHGPELPDTIFLLGREKSIQHIENMLKEISK encoded by the coding sequence ATGTCAAAAGATATCCGTGTACGTTACGCACCAAGTCCAACAGGACTACTACACATCGGGAATGCCCGTACAGCATTGTTCAACTACTTGTATGCACGTCATCATGGTGGAACTTTTATCATTCGTATCGAAGATACTGACCGTAAACGTCATGTCGAGGATGGTGAACGTTCACAGCTTGAAAACCTTCGTTGGTTAGGTATGGATTGGGATGAAAGTCCAGAAACACATGAAAATTACCGCCAGTCTGAACGTTTGGACTTGTATCAAAAATACATCGACCAACTGTTAGCTGAAGGAAAAGCCTACAAATCTTACGTTACAGAAGAAGAGTTGGCAGCTGAACGCGAACGCCAAGAAGCAGCTGGCGAAACACCACGCTACATCAATGAATACCTTGGTATGAGTGAAGAAGAAAAAGCAGCTTACATCGCAGAACGTGAAGCAGCAGGGATTATCCCAACTGTTCGTTTGGCTGTCAATGAGTCAGGTATCTACAAGTGGCATGATATGGTCAAAGGTGATATCGAATTTGAAGGTGGCAATATCGGCGGTGACTGGGTTATCCAAAAGAAAGACGGTTACCCAACATACAACTTTGCCGTTGTCATCGATGATCATGATATGCAAATTTCTCACGTAATCCGTGGAGACGACCACATTGCAAATACACCAAAACAGCTCATGGTTTATGAAGCACTTGGTTGGGAAGCTCCAGAGTTTGGTCACATGACCTTGATTATCAACTCTGAAACTGGGAAAAAATTGTCTAAACGCGATACTAACACCCTTCAGTTTATCGAAGACTACCGTAAAAAAGGTTATTTACCAGAAGCAGTCTTTAACTTTATTGCTCTTCTTGGTTGGAACCCAGGTGGCGAAGATGAAATCTTCTCTCGTGAAGAACTCATTAAACTTTTCGATGAAAACCGCCTCAGCAAGTCACCAGCAGCCTTTGATCAGAAGAAACTAGACTGGATGAGCAACGACTACATCAAGAGAGCAGAACTTGCTACTATCTTTGAAATGGCTAAACCTTATCTAGAAGAAGCAGGACGCTTGACTGACAAGGCTGAAAAATTGGTTGAACTCTATAAACCACAAATGAAGTCAGTGGATGAAATCGTTCCATTGACAGACCTTTTCTTCTCAGATTTCCCAGAATTGACAGAAGCAGAGCGCGAAGTCATGGCGGGGGAAACAGTCCCAACAGTTCTTGAAGCCTTCAAAGCAAAACTTGAAGCAATGACAGATGATGAATTTGTAACAGAGAATATCTTCCCACAAATCAAAGCTGTTCAAAAAGAAACAGGTATTAAAGGAAAAAATCTTTTCATGCCTATTCGTATCGCAGTTTCAGGTGAAATGCATGGGCCAGAATTGCCAGATACAATTTTCTTGCTTGGACGTGAAAAATCAATCCAGCATATCGAAAATATGTTAAAGGAAATCTCTAAATAA
- a CDS encoding glucose-6-phosphate isomerase produces the protein MSHIKFDYSKVLDKFVAPHEVEYMQSQVTAADELIRKGTGAGSDFLGWLDLPENYDREEFDRILKAAEQIKSDSDVLVVIGIGGSYLGAKAAIDFLNHHFANLQTKEERKAPQILYAGNSISSTYLADLVEYVADKDFSVNVISKSGTTTEPAIAFRVFKELLVKKYGQEEANKRIYATTDRQKGAVKVEADANGWETFVVPDDIGGRFSVLTAVGLLPIAASGADIKALMEGANAARKDYTSDKISENEAYQYAAVRNILYRKGYATEILVNYEPSLQYFSEWWKQLAGESEGKDQKGIYPTSANFSTDLHSLGQFIQEGTRIMFETVVRVDKPRKNVIIPSLEEDLDGLGYLQGKDVDFVNKKATDGVLLAHTDGDVPNMYVTLPEQDAFTLGYTIYFFELAIALSGYLNAINPFDQPGVEAYKRNMFALLGKPGFEELSKELNARL, from the coding sequence ATGTCACATATTAAATTTGATTATTCAAAAGTTTTAGACAAATTTGTTGCACCACATGAAGTGGAATACATGCAATCACAAGTAACAGCAGCAGATGAATTGATCCGTAAAGGAACTGGTGCTGGTAGCGACTTCTTGGGATGGTTGGACCTTCCTGAAAACTATGACCGCGAAGAATTTGACCGCATCTTGAAAGCTGCTGAGCAAATCAAATCAGACAGCGATGTTTTGGTTGTAATCGGTATCGGTGGCTCTTACCTTGGTGCCAAAGCAGCAATCGACTTCTTGAACCACCACTTTGCTAACTTGCAAACAAAAGAAGAACGCAAAGCTCCACAAATCCTTTACGCAGGAAACTCAATCTCATCTACTTACCTTGCTGACTTGGTAGAGTACGTAGCTGATAAAGACTTCTCAGTAAACGTGATTTCTAAATCAGGTACAACAACTGAACCAGCGATTGCTTTTCGTGTCTTCAAAGAACTCTTGGTTAAGAAATACGGTCAAGAAGAAGCCAACAAACGTATCTATGCAACAACTGACCGCCAAAAAGGTGCTGTTAAGGTTGAAGCAGACGCTAACGGTTGGGAAACATTTGTTGTTCCAGATGATATCGGTGGACGCTTCTCAGTATTGACAGCCGTTGGTTTGCTTCCAATCGCAGCATCAGGAGCTGACATCAAAGCCCTTATGGAAGGTGCGAATGCAGCTCGCAAAGACTACACTTCAGATAAAATCTCTGAAAACGAAGCTTACCAATACGCAGCAGTTCGTAACATCCTTTACCGTAAAGGTTATGCAACTGAGATCTTGGTAAATTACGAGCCATCACTTCAATACTTCTCAGAGTGGTGGAAACAATTGGCTGGTGAATCAGAAGGGAAAGACCAAAAAGGTATCTACCCAACTTCAGCCAACTTCTCAACTGACTTGCACTCATTGGGTCAATTTATCCAAGAAGGAACTCGTATCATGTTTGAAACAGTTGTCCGTGTTGACAAACCTCGTAAAAACGTGATTATCCCTAGCTTGGAAGAAGACCTTGATGGACTTGGTTACCTTCAAGGAAAAGACGTTGACTTTGTAAACAAAAAAGCGACTGATGGTGTTCTTCTTGCCCACACAGATGGTGATGTACCAAACATGTACGTGACTCTTCCAGAGCAAGACGCTTTCACTCTTGGTTACACTATCTACTTCTTCGAATTGGCTATCGCTCTTTCAGGTTACTTGAATGCTATCAACCCATTTGACCAACCAGGTGTTGAAGCCTACAAACGTAACATGTTCGCCCTTCTTGGAAAACCAGGATTTGAAGAATTAAGCAAAGAACTTAACGCACGTCTATAA
- a CDS encoding gamma-glutamyl-gamma-aminobutyrate hydrolase family protein produces the protein MARTVVGVAANLCPVDAEGKNIHSSVSCRFAESIRQVGGLPLVIPVGDESVVRDYVEMIDKLILTGGQNVHPQFYGEKKTIESDDYNLVRDEFELALLKEALRQNKPIMAICRGVQLVNVAFGGTLNQEIEGHWQGLPFGTSHSIETVEGSVVAKLFGKKSQVNSVHRQSIKDLAPNFRVTAIDPRDQTIEAIESIDEHRIIGLQWHPEFLVNEEDGNLELFEYLLNEL, from the coding sequence ATGGCTAGAACGGTTGTAGGAGTTGCTGCAAATCTATGTCCCGTAGACGCAGAAGGCAAAAACATTCATTCATCTGTATCTTGTAGATTCGCAGAGAGCATTCGTCAAGTCGGTGGTCTCCCTTTAGTCATTCCTGTTGGTGATGAGTCAGTTGTACGCGATTATGTGGAAATGATTGACAAGCTTATTTTGACAGGCGGTCAAAATGTCCATCCTCAGTTTTATGGAGAGAAAAAGACCATCGAGAGCGATGATTATAATCTGGTCCGTGACGAATTTGAATTGGCACTCTTGAAAGAAGCGCTTCGTCAGAATAAACCAATTATGGCAATCTGTCGCGGTGTCCAACTTGTCAATGTTGCCTTTGGTGGAACGCTCAATCAAGAAATCGAAGGTCACTGGCAAGGCCTACCTTTCGGAACATCTCACTCTATTGAGACAGTAGAAGGAAGCGTGGTGGCCAAGCTGTTTGGAAAAAAAAGTCAGGTCAACTCCGTCCATCGTCAAAGTATTAAAGATTTGGCACCTAATTTCCGTGTAACTGCTATTGATCCAAGAGACCAAACCATCGAAGCGATTGAGTCTATCGATGAGCACCGCATTATCGGTTTGCAGTGGCATCCAGAGTTTCTGGTCAATGAAGAAGATGGCAATTTAGAATTATTTGAATATTTATTGAATGAACTGTAA
- the patB gene encoding multidrug efflux ABC transporter subunit PatB, translating into MKTVQFFWNYFKVYKLSFVVVILMIVLATLAQALFPVFSGQAVTQLANLVQAYQDGNPELVWQSLSGIMVNLGLLVLVLFISSVIYMCLMTRVIAESTNEMRKGLFGKLARLTVSFFDRRQDGDILSRFTSDLDNILQAFNESLIQVMSNIVLYIGLILVMFSRNVTLALITIASTPVAFLMLIFIVKMARKYTNLQQKEVGKLNAYMDESISGQKAVIVQGIQEDMMAGFLEQNERVRKATFKGRMFSGILFPVMNGMSLVNTAVVIFAGSAVLLNDKTIETSTALGLIVMFAQFSQQYYQPIIQVAASWGSLQLAFTGAERIQEMFDAEEEIRPEKAPTFTKLQEGVEISRIDFSYLPDKPILKDVSISAPKGQMTAVVGPTGSGKTTIMNLINRFYDVDAGGIYFDGKDIRDYDLDSLRSKVGIVLQDSVLFSGTIRDNIRFGVPDASQEMVEATAKATHIHDYIESLPDKYDTLIDDDQSIFSTGQKQLISIARTLMTDPEVLILDEATSNVDTVTESKIQHAMEAVVAGRTSFVIAHRLKTILNADQIIVLKDGEVIECGNHHELLKLGGFYSELYHNQFVFE; encoded by the coding sequence ATGAAGACAGTTCAATTTTTTTGGAATTATTTTAAAGTCTATAAGCTATCATTTGTAGTTGTTATCCTGATGATTGTTCTGGCAACTCTTGCCCAAGCCCTCTTTCCGGTCTTTTCTGGACAAGCAGTGACGCAGCTAGCTAATTTAGTTCAAGCTTATCAAGATGGCAATCCAGAACTTGTTTGGCAAAGCCTATCAGGAATCATGGTCAATCTTGGTCTGCTGGTTTTGGTTCTATTTATCTCCAGTGTCATATACATGTGTCTCATGACGCGCGTGATTGCAGAGTCGACCAACGAGATGCGAAAAGGCCTCTTCGGTAAGCTTGCTCGCTTGACGGTTTCTTTCTTTGACCGCCGACAAGATGGCGATATCTTGTCTCGTTTTACCAGCGATTTGGATAATATCCTTCAAGCCTTTAACGAAAGCTTGATTCAGGTCATGAGCAATATTGTTTTATATATCGGTCTGATTCTTGTCATGTTTTCGAGAAATGTGACGCTGGCCCTCATCACCATTGCCAGCACACCAGTTGCCTTCCTCATGCTGATTTTTATTGTAAAAATGGCACGCAAATACACCAACCTCCAGCAAAAAGAGGTAGGGAAACTCAACGCCTATATGGACGAGAGTATTTCAGGCCAAAAAGCCGTGATTGTGCAAGGAATTCAAGAGGATATGATGGCAGGATTTCTTGAACAAAATGAGCGCGTGCGCAAGGCAACCTTTAAAGGAAGGATGTTCTCAGGAATTCTTTTCCCTGTCATGAATGGGATGAGTCTGGTTAATACAGCCGTCGTCATCTTTGCGGGTTCAGCTGTACTTTTAAATGATAAGACTATTGAAACTAGTACAGCCCTCGGTTTGATTGTTATGTTTGCCCAATTTTCACAGCAGTACTACCAGCCTATTATCCAAGTTGCAGCGAGTTGGGGAAGTCTTCAGTTGGCCTTTACAGGTGCTGAACGGATTCAGGAAATGTTTGACGCAGAGGAAGAAATTCGACCCGAAAAGGCTCCAACCTTCACTAAGTTGCAAGAAGGTGTTGAAATCAGTCGTATTGATTTTTCATACTTGCCTGATAAACCTATTTTGAAAGATGTCAGCATTTCTGCCCCTAAAGGTCAGATGACAGCGGTTGTTGGGCCGACGGGTTCAGGGAAAACGACTATTATGAACCTCATCAATCGCTTTTATGATGTTGATGCTGGTGGTATTTATTTTGACGGAAAAGACATTCGTGACTATGACTTGGATAGTCTCAGAAGTAAGGTGGGAATTGTCTTGCAAGATTCGGTCTTATTTAGCGGAACCATTCGAGACAATATCCGTTTTGGTGTGCCAGATGCTAGTCAAGAAATGGTTGAGGCAACAGCCAAGGCAACCCACATTCACGACTATATCGAAAGTTTGCCTGATAAGTACGATACCCTTATCGATGATGACCAGAGCATCTTCTCAACAGGACAGAAACAATTGATTTCTATCGCTCGAACCCTGATGACAGATCCAGAAGTTCTCATTCTAGATGAAGCCACTTCGAACGTAGATACGGTGACAGAAAGTAAGATTCAGCATGCCATGGAGGCGGTTGTAGCAGGTAGAACTAGTTTCGTCATTGCCCACCGTTTGAAGACCATTCTCAATGCTGATCAGATTATTGTCCTTAAAGATGGAGAAGTCATTGAATGCGGTAACCACCATGAACTCTTGAAACTAGGTGGATTCTACTCAGAACTCTATCACAATCAATTTGTTTTTGAATAA
- the patA gene encoding multidrug efflux ABC transporter subunit PatA has translation MLIQKIKTYKWQALASLLMTGLMVASSLLQPRYLQEVLDALLAGKYEAIYSIGAWLIGVAVVGLVAGGLNVVLASYIAQGVSSDLREDAFRKIQTFSYANIEQFNAGNLVVRMTNDINQIQNVVMMTFQILFRLPLLFIGSFILAVQTLPSLWWVIVLMVVLIFGLTAVMMGMMGPRFAKFQTLLERINAIAKENLRGVRVVKSFVQEKEQFAKFTEVSDELLGQNLYIGYAFSVVEPFMMLVGYGAVFLSIWLVAGMVQSNPSVVGSIASFVNYLSQIIFTIVMVGFLGNSVSRAMISMRRIREILDAEPAMTFKDVPDEELVGSLSFENVTFTYPMDKEPMLKDVSFTIEPGQMVGVVGATGAGKSTLAQLIPRLFDPQEGAIKIGGKDIREVSEGTLRKTVSIVLQRAILFSGTIADNLRQGKGDATLFEMERAANIAQASEFIHRMEKTFESPVEERGTNFSGGQKQRMSIARGIVSNPRILIFDDSTSALDAKSERLVQEALNKDLKGTTTIIIAQKISSVVHADKILVLDQGRLIGQGTHADLVANNAVYREIYETQKGKEE, from the coding sequence ATGCTGATTCAGAAAATAAAAACCTACAAGTGGCAGGCCTTGGCTTCGCTCCTGATGACAGGCTTGATGGTTGCTAGTTCACTTCTGCAACCGCGTTATCTGCAGGAAGTGTTAGACGCTCTCCTTGCTGGGAAATATGAAGCTATCTATAGTATAGGGGCTTGGTTGATTGGTGTGGCCGTGGTCGGTCTGGTTGCTGGTGGGCTCAATGTTGTCCTTGCATCCTATATTGCCCAAGGAGTTTCATCTGACCTTCGAGAGGATGCCTTCCGTAAAATCCAAACTTTTTCTTATGCTAATATTGAACAATTTAATGCGGGAAATCTAGTCGTTCGCATGACAAATGATATCAACCAGATTCAGAACGTCGTCATGATGACCTTCCAAATTCTTTTCAGACTTCCCCTCTTGTTCATCGGTTCGTTTATCTTGGCGGTTCAAACCCTACCTTCTCTGTGGTGGGTGATTGTTCTCATGGTAGTCTTGATTTTTGGTTTGACTGCTGTCATGATGGGTATGATGGGGCCTCGTTTTGCCAAGTTTCAAACCCTGCTTGAACGCATCAATGCCATTGCCAAGGAAAATCTGCGTGGCGTTCGCGTGGTCAAGTCCTTTGTCCAAGAAAAAGAGCAGTTTGCTAAGTTTACGGAGGTTTCAGACGAGCTTCTCGGTCAAAATCTTTACATCGGTTATGCCTTTTCAGTAGTGGAACCTTTCATGATGTTGGTCGGTTATGGGGCGGTATTCCTCTCTATTTGGCTAGTTGCAGGGATGGTTCAGTCGAATCCGTCAGTTGTTGGCTCCATTGCTTCCTTTGTCAATTACCTAAGCCAGATTATCTTTACCATTGTCATGGTTGGATTTTTGGGAAATTCTGTCAGTCGTGCTATGATTTCTATGCGTCGTATTCGAGAAATTCTTGACGCAGAGCCAGCTATGACCTTCAAGGATGTGCCAGATGAAGAGTTGGTCGGAAGTCTTAGCTTTGAAAATGTAACCTTTACCTATCCAATGGACAAGGAACCAATGCTGAAAGATGTGAGCTTTACTATCGAACCTGGTCAAATGGTTGGTGTAGTTGGAGCGACTGGCGCAGGAAAGTCAACCTTAGCTCAATTGATTCCACGTCTCTTTGACCCACAGGAAGGGGCTATCAAAATCGGAGGTAAGGATATTCGAGAAGTTAGTGAAGGGACCCTGCGTAAAACAGTTTCTATCGTTCTTCAACGTGCCATTCTCTTCAGTGGAACGATTGCAGATAACTTGAGACAGGGTAAGGGAGATGCTACTCTATTTGAAATGGAGCGAGCAGCCAATATTGCCCAGGCTAGTGAATTCATTCATCGTATGGAGAAAACCTTTGAAAGTCCGGTTGAGGAACGGGGAACCAATTTCTCTGGTGGGCAAAAGCAAAGGATGTCGATTGCGCGTGGAATTGTCAGCAATCCACGTATTCTGATTTTTGACGATTCGACCTCGGCCTTGGATGCCAAGTCAGAGCGCCTAGTGCAAGAAGCCTTGAATAAGGACTTGAAGGGAACAACAACCATTATCATCGCGCAAAAGATTAGCTCGGTTGTCCATGCAGACAAGATCTTAGTACTGGATCAAGGACGATTGATTGGTCAAGGCACGCATGCAGACTTGGTTGCCAACAATGCTGTTTACCGTGAAATCTATGAAACACAGAAAGGAAAGGAGGAGTAA